A region of Streptomyces paludis DNA encodes the following proteins:
- the ilvN gene encoding acetolactate synthase small subunit has protein sequence MTRHTLSVLVENTPGILARIAALFSRRGFNIDSLAVGVTEHPDISRITIVVNVEELPLEQVTKQLNKLVNVLKIVELEPGAAIQRELVLVKVRADNETRSQIVEIVQLFRAKTVDVSPEAVTIEATGSSDKLDAMLKMLEQFGIKELVQSGTIAIGRGARSITDRSLRALDRSA, from the coding sequence ATGACCAGGCACACCCTCTCCGTTCTGGTGGAGAACACCCCCGGCATCCTCGCCCGGATCGCCGCGCTGTTCTCCCGCCGCGGTTTCAACATCGACTCGCTCGCGGTCGGTGTCACCGAACATCCCGACATCTCCCGCATCACCATCGTGGTCAATGTCGAGGAACTGCCCCTCGAACAGGTGACGAAGCAGCTCAACAAGCTGGTGAACGTCCTGAAGATCGTCGAACTCGAGCCCGGCGCTGCGATCCAGCGCGAGCTCGTCCTGGTGAAGGTCCGCGCCGACAACGAGACCCGCTCCCAGATCGTCGAGATCGTCCAGCTGTTCCGCGCCAAGACCGTCGACGTGTCACCCGAGGCCGTCACGATCGAGGCCACCGGATCGAGTGACAAGCTCGACGCCATGCTCAAGATGCTGGAGCAGTTCGGCATCAAGGAGCTGGTGCAGTCCGGGACGATCGCCATAGGGCGCGGCGCGCGGTCCATCACGGACCGCAGCCTCCGGGCGCTCGACCGCAGCGCGTAA
- the ilvC gene encoding ketol-acid reductoisomerase, with product MAELFYDDDADLSIIQNRKVAVIGYGSQGHAHALSLRDSGVDVRVGLHEGSKSKAKAEEQGLRVVTPAEAAAEADVIMILVPDPIQGQVYEESIKDNLKDGDALFFGHGLNIRYGFIKPPANVDVAMVAPKGPGHLVRRQYEEGRGVPCIAAVEQDFSGKAFALALSYAKGIGGTRAGVIKTTFKEETETDLFGEQAVLCGGTAALVKAGFETLTEAGYQPEIAYFECLHELKLIVDLMYEGGLEKMRWSVSETAEWGDYVSGPRVITDQTKVEMKKILAEIQDGTFAKNWMDEYHGGLKKYNEYKKADSDSLLATTGAELRKLMSWVDNDDA from the coding sequence GTGGCCGAGCTGTTCTACGACGACGATGCCGACCTGTCCATCATCCAGAACCGCAAGGTCGCGGTCATCGGATACGGCAGCCAGGGCCACGCCCACGCGCTGTCGCTCCGGGACTCGGGTGTCGACGTCCGGGTCGGCCTGCACGAGGGTTCGAAGTCCAAGGCCAAGGCCGAGGAGCAGGGCCTGCGCGTGGTGACGCCGGCGGAGGCCGCCGCCGAGGCCGACGTCATCATGATCCTGGTGCCGGACCCGATCCAGGGCCAGGTCTACGAGGAGTCCATCAAGGACAACCTGAAGGACGGCGACGCGCTGTTCTTCGGCCACGGCCTGAACATCCGGTACGGCTTCATCAAGCCGCCGGCCAACGTCGATGTCGCCATGGTCGCCCCGAAGGGCCCGGGCCACCTGGTCCGCCGCCAGTACGAGGAGGGCCGCGGCGTTCCGTGTATCGCGGCCGTCGAGCAGGACTTCTCCGGCAAGGCGTTCGCGCTGGCCCTCTCCTACGCGAAGGGGATCGGCGGCACCCGCGCCGGCGTCATCAAGACGACCTTCAAGGAGGAGACCGAGACCGACCTCTTCGGCGAGCAGGCCGTCCTCTGCGGCGGTACGGCCGCGCTGGTCAAGGCGGGCTTCGAGACGCTGACCGAGGCCGGCTACCAGCCGGAGATCGCGTACTTCGAGTGCCTCCACGAGCTGAAGCTGATCGTGGACCTGATGTACGAGGGCGGCCTGGAGAAGATGCGCTGGTCGGTCTCCGAGACCGCCGAATGGGGCGACTACGTCAGCGGCCCGCGGGTCATCACCGACCAGACCAAGGTCGAGATGAAGAAGATCCTGGCCGAGATCCAGGACGGTACGTTCGCCAAGAACTGGATGGACGAGTACCACGGCGGTCTGAAGAAGTACAACGAGTACAAGAAGGCGGACAGCGACAGCCTGCTGGCCACCACCGGCGCCGAGCTGCGCAAGCTCATGAGCTGGGTCGACAACGACGACGCGTAG
- the serA gene encoding phosphoglycerate dehydrogenase, which translates to MSSKPVVLIAEELSPATVDALGPDFEIRHCNGADRAELLPAIADVDAILVRSATKVDAEAVAAATKLRVVARAGVGLDNVDVSAATKAGVMVVNAPTSNIVTAAELACGLLVATARNIPQANTALKNGEWKRSKYTGVELSEKTLGVVGLGRIGVLVAQRMSAFGMKIVAYDPYVQPARAAQMGVKLLTLDELLEVSDFITVHLPKTPETLGLIGDEALHKVKPSVRIVNAARGGIVDEEALASALKEGRVAGAGLDVYTKEPCTDSPLFQFDQVVCTPHLGASTDEAQEKAGIAVARSVRLALAGELVPDAVNVQGGVIAEDVRPGLPLAEKLGRIFTALAGEVAARLDVEVYGEITQHDVKVLELSALKGVFEDVVAETVSYVNAPLFAQERGVEVRLTTSSESPNHRNVVTVRGTLSSGEEVSVSGTLAGPKHLLKIVAIGEYDVELALADHMVVLRYEDRPGVVGTVGRILGEAGLNIAGMQVARAEEGGEALVVLTVDDTVPPAVLTEIADEIGAASARSVNLTD; encoded by the coding sequence GTGAGCTCGAAACCTGTCGTACTCATCGCTGAAGAGCTTTCGCCCGCCACCGTCGACGCGCTCGGTCCGGATTTCGAGATCCGGCACTGCAACGGCGCCGACCGCGCGGAGCTGCTGCCGGCCATCGCCGACGTGGACGCGATTCTCGTCCGCTCCGCGACCAAGGTGGACGCCGAGGCCGTCGCCGCGGCGACGAAGCTGCGGGTCGTGGCCCGCGCCGGGGTGGGCCTCGACAATGTCGACGTCTCCGCCGCCACCAAGGCCGGCGTGATGGTCGTCAACGCGCCGACCTCCAACATCGTCACCGCCGCGGAGCTGGCCTGCGGTCTGCTGGTCGCCACGGCGCGCAACATCCCGCAGGCGAACACCGCGCTCAAGAACGGCGAGTGGAAGCGCTCCAAGTACACGGGCGTCGAGCTGAGCGAGAAGACCCTCGGCGTCGTCGGTCTCGGCCGTATCGGTGTGCTGGTCGCGCAGCGCATGTCCGCCTTCGGCATGAAGATCGTCGCGTACGACCCCTATGTGCAGCCGGCCCGCGCCGCTCAGATGGGCGTCAAGCTGCTGACCCTGGACGAGCTGCTCGAAGTCTCCGACTTCATCACCGTGCACCTCCCCAAGACGCCCGAGACCCTCGGTCTGATCGGTGACGAGGCGCTGCACAAGGTCAAGCCGTCCGTCCGGATCGTCAACGCCGCGCGCGGCGGGATCGTGGACGAGGAGGCGCTCGCCTCCGCGCTCAAGGAGGGCCGGGTCGCCGGCGCCGGGCTCGACGTGTACACGAAGGAGCCCTGCACGGACTCCCCGCTCTTCCAGTTCGACCAGGTCGTCTGCACCCCGCACCTCGGCGCGTCCACCGACGAGGCGCAGGAGAAGGCGGGTATCGCGGTCGCCCGCTCGGTGCGGCTGGCGCTCGCCGGCGAGCTGGTCCCCGACGCGGTCAACGTCCAGGGCGGGGTCATCGCCGAGGACGTACGGCCCGGTCTGCCGCTCGCCGAGAAGCTCGGCCGGATCTTCACCGCCCTCGCGGGCGAGGTCGCGGCCCGCCTCGATGTCGAGGTGTACGGCGAGATCACCCAGCACGATGTGAAGGTGCTCGAACTCTCCGCGCTCAAGGGCGTGTTCGAGGACGTCGTCGCCGAGACCGTGTCGTACGTCAACGCGCCGCTGTTCGCGCAGGAGCGCGGTGTCGAGGTCCGGCTGACCACCTCCAGCGAGTCCCCGAACCACCGCAACGTGGTCACCGTGCGCGGCACGCTCTCCAGCGGCGAGGAGGTCTCGGTCTCCGGCACCCTGGCCGGCCCCAAGCACCTGCTGAAGATCGTCGCGATCGGTGAGTACGACGTGGAGCTGGCGCTCGCCGACCACATGGTCGTCCTGCGCTACGAGGACCGTCCGGGCGTGGTCGGCACCGTCGGCCGGATCCTCGGCGAGGCCGGTCTCAACATCGCCGGGATGCAGGTCGCGCGCGCGGAGGAGGGCGGCGAGGCGCTGGTCGTCCTCACCGTCGACGACACCGTGCCGCCGGCGGTGCTCACCGAGATCGCCGACGAGATCGGCGCGGCCTCGGCCCGCTCGGTGAACCTGACCGACTGA
- a CDS encoding DapH/DapD/GlmU-related protein — MSDDRFLRIHSPEFQAMADRVLRVTALTSRLNVLPFDDEAGKAELFEQILGRPLPARTTIYPPFYTDHGLHLDLAERVFINQNCTFLDYAGIRLGERVMVGPKVTFITSGHPVDPEERRVWLTGAPIDVAENVWIGAGATILPGVTIGHDAVIAAGAVVAEDVPPASLVTGTKAAVRRQW, encoded by the coding sequence ATGTCCGACGACCGTTTCCTGCGCATCCACAGCCCCGAGTTCCAGGCCATGGCGGACCGGGTCCTGCGCGTCACCGCGCTCACCTCGCGCCTCAACGTCCTGCCCTTCGACGACGAGGCCGGAAAGGCGGAGCTGTTCGAGCAGATCCTCGGCAGGCCGCTCCCGGCGCGCACCACGATCTATCCGCCCTTCTACACGGACCACGGCCTCCATCTCGACCTCGCCGAGCGCGTGTTCATCAACCAGAACTGCACGTTCCTGGATTACGCCGGGATCCGGCTCGGCGAACGCGTGATGGTCGGCCCCAAGGTCACCTTCATCACCAGCGGCCACCCGGTCGACCCCGAGGAACGACGGGTATGGCTGACCGGCGCGCCCATCGACGTGGCGGAGAACGTATGGATCGGCGCCGGCGCCACAATCCTGCCCGGCGTCACCATCGGCCACGACGCAGTGATCGCCGCCGGCGCGGTCGTCGCCGAGGACGTCCCCCCGGCGAGCCTGGTAACGGGCACCAAGGCAGCCGTACGCAGGCAGTGGTGA